Proteins encoded together in one Formosa sp. Hel3_A1_48 window:
- a CDS encoding MarC family protein produces MNFNIKEIFTAFMVLFAVIDIVGNIPIIIDLRKKAGHIQSEKASVIAGVIMIIFLFIGESILKLVGIDVHSFAVAGAFILLFIALEMILGITLYKQEEGSSLNATVFPLAFPLIAGPGSLTTLLSLRSEFHTENIILAVVINVLLIFIVLKTSAKIERLIGQNGINITRKIFGVILLAIAVKLFTSNIKFLL; encoded by the coding sequence ATGAACTTTAATATTAAAGAAATCTTCACAGCCTTTATGGTGCTTTTTGCGGTTATTGATATTGTAGGCAACATCCCTATCATTATTGATTTAAGAAAAAAAGCTGGGCATATTCAAAGTGAAAAAGCTTCAGTAATTGCCGGTGTTATAATGATTATTTTTCTGTTTATTGGAGAGAGCATCCTAAAATTGGTTGGAATTGATGTGCATTCTTTTGCTGTTGCTGGCGCATTCATTCTATTGTTCATTGCTTTAGAAATGATCCTTGGAATAACCCTTTACAAACAAGAAGAAGGCTCATCTCTAAATGCGACTGTGTTTCCGCTTGCATTTCCATTAATTGCTGGCCCAGGGAGCTTGACAACCTTGTTGTCCCTCCGTTCTGAGTTCCACACTGAGAATATTATTTTGGCCGTTGTTATAAATGTTCTTCTAATTTTTATTGTCTTGAAAACATCCGCCAAAATTGAACGTCTAATTGGTCAAAATGGAATTAACATTACGCGAAAAATATTTGGTGTTATCTTACTTGCTATAGCTGTTAAATTATTCACTTCTAACATTAAATTCTTGCTTTAA
- a CDS encoding HupE/UreJ family protein: protein MLDSFLKFFELGLYHIISFSSYDHILFVALLTLPYVFKDWKRLLILISMFTLGHTLSLLLGVYDIINLNVNVTEWLIPLTIFFAAVFNIFTSGKPTDKRSFLMLGVVLFFGLIHGLGFANAFQGLVSTTESTFLSIIEFAVGIEIGQLIIVFCVLFISFIFQNIFRFSTRDWVMVISSVILGLMLPLIIKSPLFS, encoded by the coding sequence ATGCTCGATAGTTTTTTGAAGTTTTTTGAACTGGGATTGTACCACATTATCAGTTTCAGTAGCTATGACCATATTTTGTTCGTAGCCTTACTTACCCTTCCCTATGTATTCAAAGACTGGAAACGGCTTTTGATCTTGATTTCAATGTTTACTTTGGGGCACACACTGAGTTTACTTCTAGGAGTTTACGATATCATCAACCTAAATGTCAATGTTACCGAGTGGCTTATTCCACTTACTATATTTTTTGCAGCAGTTTTTAATATATTCACTTCCGGAAAGCCAACAGACAAAAGGTCTTTTTTAATGCTTGGAGTTGTGCTTTTTTTTGGACTCATCCACGGTCTCGGTTTTGCCAATGCTTTTCAAGGCTTGGTCAGCACCACTGAGAGTACATTTTTATCCATTATTGAGTTTGCAGTGGGAATAGAAATTGGACAACTGATTATTGTTTTTTGTGTCTTATTTATCAGTTTTATTTTTCAAAATATCTTTCGCTTTTCGACTAGAGATTGGGTTATGGTGATTTCATCTGTTATCTTAGGGCTTATGTTGCCCCTAATAATAAAAAGCCCATTGTTTTCATAA
- a CDS encoding toxin-antitoxin system YwqK family antitoxin, whose amino-acid sequence MKRYILILFASMGLLSFSQNAINPTFEAQGDLIQATYFHENGSIQQQGFFTKQGVLEGLWTSYDFQGNKLSQGYYSDGLKTGQWLFWTENVLKEVDFLDSKIVNVNEWRQKSDIAFNIK is encoded by the coding sequence ATGAAACGATATATTTTGATTTTATTCGCATCAATGGGTCTTTTATCATTTTCTCAAAATGCTATTAATCCAACTTTTGAAGCCCAAGGCGATTTGATTCAAGCCACGTATTTTCACGAAAATGGCTCTATTCAGCAACAAGGGTTTTTTACAAAGCAAGGCGTTTTGGAAGGTCTTTGGACAAGTTATGATTTTCAAGGCAATAAATTATCCCAAGGGTATTATTCTGATGGCCTAAAAACAGGGCAGTGGTTGTTTTGGACTGAAAATGTACTTAAGGAAGTTGATTTTTTAGATTCCAAAATTGTAAATGTTAACGAGTGGCGTCAAAAATCAGATATTGCATTTAATATAAAATAA
- a CDS encoding ribonucleotide-diphosphate reductase subunit beta, producing the protein MPQVEPILKENKDRFVIFPIQHHDIWEWYKKSEASFWTAEEIDLHQDLTDWTEKLTDDERYFIKHILAFFAASDGIVNENLAENFVNEVQYSEAKFFYGFQIMMENIHSETYSLLIDTYVKDEAEKDKLFNAIENFPAIKKKADWALKWIESPSFAERLIAFAAVEGIFFSGAFCSIFWLKKRGLMPGLTFSNELISRDEGVHADFAVHLHNKHLINKVPKERIREIIVDALNIEREFITESLPASLIGMNSKLMSQYLEFVADRLLLELNCEKEYNTSNPFDFMDMISLQGKTNFFEKRVSEYQKAGVLNKEEEDTNKYSFDTDF; encoded by the coding sequence ATGCCACAAGTAGAACCAATTCTAAAAGAAAACAAAGACCGATTTGTGATTTTTCCAATTCAACACCACGATATTTGGGAATGGTATAAAAAGTCAGAGGCCAGTTTTTGGACTGCAGAAGAGATCGATTTACATCAAGATCTCACTGATTGGACAGAAAAACTTACAGATGACGAACGTTATTTTATAAAACATATTTTAGCATTTTTTGCTGCTAGTGATGGTATTGTTAACGAGAATTTGGCTGAAAACTTTGTCAACGAAGTCCAGTATAGCGAAGCGAAATTCTTTTACGGATTCCAAATCATGATGGAGAACATCCATAGTGAAACGTATTCACTTTTGATTGATACTTACGTGAAAGACGAGGCGGAAAAAGATAAATTGTTTAATGCTATTGAAAACTTCCCTGCCATCAAGAAGAAGGCTGACTGGGCTCTGAAATGGATTGAGTCGCCAAGCTTCGCAGAACGATTAATTGCATTTGCAGCCGTAGAGGGCATATTTTTCTCAGGGGCTTTTTGTTCTATATTTTGGCTCAAAAAGCGAGGCCTCATGCCCGGGCTCACCTTTTCTAACGAATTGATTTCTAGAGATGAAGGGGTTCATGCCGATTTTGCAGTACACCTGCACAACAAGCACCTCATCAACAAAGTGCCAAAGGAACGCATCAGAGAAATTATCGTAGACGCCCTGAACATAGAGCGCGAATTTATTACGGAGTCGCTACCAGCAAGTTTGATTGGGATGAACTCCAAGCTTATGTCACAATATTTAGAATTTGTTGCAGATCGACTGCTTTTAGAGTTGAACTGTGAAAAAGAATATAATACCTCAAATCCATTTGATTTTATGGACATGATTTCACTTCAAGGGAAAACGAATTTCTTTGAAAAGCGTGTTTCAGAGTATCAAAAAGCAGGTGTACTCAACAAAGAAGAAGAGGACACCAACAAATACAGCTTCGACACAGATTTCTAA
- a CDS encoding inorganic phosphate transporter, whose translation MENIYLYMLIALAFLAIADLIVGVSNDAVNFLNSAIGSKAISFRTIMIVASIGVAVGAIFSSGMMEVARKGIFNPGEFMFNEIMIIFMAVMITDILLLDFFNTLGLPTSTTVSIVFELLGAAVAMAALKIFSNGGDLNQLVNYINTSKASQIIFGIILSVIVAFTVGAIVQWISRVLISFRFEEKPSWVGAIFSGIALTAITYFIFMKGLKGTSYADESFKLLGGITIKNFLETHVSWIVIVSSIFWFALSYALIGLAKVNIYRLIIVVGTFALALAFAGNDLVNFIGVPVAAYNSYIEWSTSGLSASVFPMDVLATKVPTNNWLLMGAGLIMVLTLWFSSKSKSVVQTSIDLSSQSATKERFKPNLLSRLIVRLTTSGTEAINKSFPKNFKTKINQQFDQSSIGLAQIPAQDRPAFDMVRAAVNLMVASVLISIATSMKLPLSTTYVTFMVAMGTSLADRAWGAESAVYRVAGVLNVIAGWFFTAIVAFTASGLVAYLMNLNVQLMFPVLLFTAFGLLINSSLRYKRKQKTENRSTFKKSERRSIQGVINESANTIAKVLSRGGKIYNSTIYALAQQDLNNLKKNKKQIVKLSDEIEALRDDIFYFIKSLDEASVSASNFYIQILASLQDMTQSLDFITKMSHKHVNNNHKKLKFNQIKELSDISHTIDVLFKDAEEIFKNKTFEEIESIRAKKIEVENALKSNISSQIERTRNEESSPKNTTLYFSLLLETKDLMNASASLFEEYQKAHQNSAG comes from the coding sequence ATGGAGAACATATATCTGTACATGCTCATTGCCTTAGCTTTTTTGGCTATTGCAGATTTAATTGTTGGTGTGAGTAATGATGCGGTAAATTTTTTGAACTCTGCTATTGGTTCTAAAGCGATTTCATTCAGAACTATTATGATTGTGGCCAGTATTGGGGTTGCTGTTGGTGCCATATTTTCGAGTGGGATGATGGAAGTAGCGCGGAAAGGAATTTTTAATCCTGGTGAGTTTATGTTCAATGAAATCATGATCATCTTTATGGCCGTCATGATTACGGATATTTTGCTTTTAGATTTCTTCAACACGCTTGGTTTACCAACCTCCACAACAGTATCTATTGTTTTTGAACTCTTGGGTGCTGCAGTTGCCATGGCTGCGCTAAAAATATTTTCCAACGGAGGCGATTTGAATCAACTCGTTAACTATATTAATACTTCCAAAGCATCACAAATTATTTTTGGAATCATTTTATCGGTAATTGTGGCTTTTACCGTTGGCGCTATTGTTCAATGGATTTCTAGAGTATTAATTTCATTTAGATTTGAAGAAAAACCAAGTTGGGTTGGCGCAATTTTTAGCGGTATTGCGCTTACTGCTATTACTTATTTTATTTTTATGAAAGGTCTTAAAGGCACCTCATACGCAGATGAATCCTTTAAACTTTTGGGCGGAATCACCATAAAAAATTTCTTAGAAACCCATGTAAGCTGGATTGTAATTGTCAGTTCCATTTTTTGGTTTGCTTTATCTTATGCTCTAATTGGCTTAGCAAAAGTTAACATCTACAGACTCATTATAGTTGTTGGAACCTTTGCGCTAGCACTTGCCTTTGCTGGAAATGATTTAGTCAACTTTATTGGCGTACCAGTAGCGGCCTATAACTCATATATAGAATGGTCGACTTCAGGCCTTAGTGCATCTGTATTCCCCATGGATGTTTTAGCCACCAAAGTCCCAACCAATAACTGGTTGCTGATGGGCGCAGGACTAATTATGGTTCTCACCCTATGGTTTTCATCAAAATCCAAAAGTGTTGTTCAGACCTCTATTGACCTCTCTAGTCAAAGTGCTACAAAAGAAAGATTCAAACCTAATCTACTTTCCAGATTAATTGTCCGATTAACCACTAGTGGAACTGAAGCTATAAATAAGTCCTTTCCAAAAAATTTTAAAACTAAAATAAACCAACAATTCGATCAATCAAGTATTGGATTGGCACAAATTCCAGCACAAGATCGTCCTGCGTTTGATATGGTTCGTGCAGCGGTTAATTTGATGGTTGCTAGTGTTCTTATCTCGATTGCAACTTCAATGAAATTGCCCCTATCGACTACCTATGTAACTTTTATGGTTGCTATGGGGACTTCACTTGCAGATCGGGCTTGGGGTGCAGAAAGTGCAGTATATAGAGTAGCAGGCGTCCTGAATGTAATCGCTGGTTGGTTTTTTACGGCAATTGTTGCTTTTACAGCATCTGGATTGGTCGCTTACTTAATGAACCTTAATGTTCAGCTCATGTTCCCTGTTTTATTATTCACAGCTTTTGGACTCTTAATCAACAGCTCTTTACGCTACAAAAGAAAACAGAAAACAGAAAACAGAAGTACATTTAAAAAATCCGAACGACGATCTATACAAGGCGTTATTAATGAAAGTGCAAATACGATTGCAAAAGTGTTAAGCCGTGGTGGGAAAATTTATAATTCTACTATTTATGCACTAGCCCAGCAAGATTTAAATAACCTTAAGAAAAACAAAAAACAAATTGTCAAACTTTCTGATGAAATCGAGGCGTTAAGAGATGATATATTCTATTTTATTAAGAGTCTTGACGAAGCTAGTGTAAGTGCAAGTAATTTTTACATCCAAATTTTAGCATCGCTTCAGGACATGACACAATCTTTAGATTTCATCACTAAAATGAGCCATAAACACGTGAATAATAATCACAAAAAACTCAAATTTAACCAAATCAAGGAATTAAGCGATATTAGCCACACTATTGACGTCTTGTTTAAAGATGCTGAAGAAATTTTCAAAAACAAAACATTTGAAGAAATAGAATCGATTAGGGCTAAAAAAATAGAAGTTGAAAATGCACTTAAATCCAATATTTCTTCTCAAATTGAACGAACACGCAACGAGGAATCCAGCCCAAAAAATACAACACTTTACTTTAGTTTACTTTTGGAAACAAAAGATTTGATGAATGCGTCTGCCAGTCTATTTGAAGAGTACCAAAAAGCCCATCAAAATAGCGCTGGTTAG
- a CDS encoding ribonucleoside-diphosphate reductase subunit alpha, with product MYVLKRDGRKEEIMFDKITARIRKLCYGLNELVDPLKVAMRVIDGLYDGVTTSELDNLAAEIAATMTTAHPDYARLAARISVSNLHKSTKKTFSEVMHDLYTYVNPRTGKDAPLLSDEVYDVIMKNKEKLDSTIIYNRDFGYDYFGFKTLERSYLLKLNGKIAERPQHMLMRVSIGIHLNDLDSAIETYTLMSKKYFTHATPTLFNSGTPKPQMSSCFLLTMKDDSIDGIYDTLKQTAKISQSAGGIGLAMHNIRATGSYIAGTNGTSNGIVPMLRVYNDTARYVDQGGGKRKGSFAVYLEPWHADIFDFLDLKKNHGKEEMRARDLFYAMWIPDLFMKRVQEDGEWTLMCPNECPGLPDTHSEAFEALYTKYEQEGKGRKTIKARELWEKITESQIETGTPYMLYKDAANRKSNQQNLGTIRSSNLCTEIIEYTSPDEVAVCNLASIALPMFIKDGAFDHKELFRITKRVTRNLNKVIDRNYYPVIEAQNSNFRHRPIGLGVQGLADTFIKLRLPFTSDEAKKLNQDIFETIYFAAVTASMEEAKAEGPYETYKGSPISKGEFQYNLWGLKDEELSGMWDWTKLRKQVLKNGVRNSLLVAPMPTASTSQILGNNECFEPYTSNIYTRRVLSGEFIVVNKHLLEDLVQLGLWNEGLKQEIMRANGSIQHVDVIPQDIKDLYKTVWELSMKDIIDMSRQRGYFIDQSQSLNLFMEGATMAKLTSMHFYAWKSGLKTGMYYLRTKSAVDAIKFTLDTKKQEQPKAELQAETQVLEKKKEKAVKTAEKFSKQASMDADVEPMSAEEMKALIEQAKASEGDDCLMCGS from the coding sequence ATGTACGTATTAAAAAGAGACGGAAGAAAAGAAGAAATAATGTTTGATAAAATCACGGCACGCATTAGGAAGTTGTGCTATGGCTTGAATGAACTTGTTGATCCGTTGAAAGTTGCTATGCGTGTTATTGATGGCCTGTATGATGGGGTAACCACAAGTGAGCTGGATAATCTAGCCGCTGAAATTGCAGCAACCATGACCACTGCTCACCCCGATTATGCCCGCCTAGCAGCACGTATTTCTGTATCCAATTTACATAAAAGTACCAAAAAGACATTTAGTGAAGTCATGCACGATTTGTATACCTACGTTAACCCACGCACAGGCAAAGACGCTCCGTTGCTTTCTGATGAGGTATATGATGTCATCATGAAAAACAAAGAAAAGCTTGACTCAACAATCATTTATAACAGAGATTTTGGGTACGATTATTTTGGCTTTAAAACACTTGAGCGTTCATATTTACTTAAGCTTAATGGAAAAATCGCTGAACGGCCACAACACATGTTGATGCGTGTTTCTATTGGGATACACCTCAACGATCTTGATTCGGCTATTGAGACCTACACCTTGATGTCCAAAAAGTATTTTACTCATGCAACACCAACACTGTTCAATTCCGGTACCCCAAAACCACAGATGTCCTCATGTTTTCTACTCACCATGAAAGACGACAGCATCGACGGAATCTATGACACCTTAAAGCAAACTGCCAAAATATCACAGTCTGCAGGGGGAATTGGTTTGGCAATGCACAATATTCGTGCCACGGGGAGTTACATCGCAGGCACTAATGGAACCAGTAACGGCATTGTTCCAATGCTACGTGTCTATAATGATACCGCTCGTTATGTTGATCAAGGCGGAGGAAAACGAAAAGGGAGTTTTGCCGTGTACTTGGAGCCATGGCATGCTGATATTTTTGATTTCTTGGATTTAAAGAAAAACCACGGGAAGGAAGAAATGCGTGCCCGGGACTTGTTTTATGCCATGTGGATTCCAGATTTGTTCATGAAGCGTGTCCAAGAAGATGGCGAATGGACACTGATGTGCCCAAATGAGTGTCCAGGACTTCCAGACACTCATAGTGAAGCGTTTGAGGCCTTGTACACCAAATATGAACAAGAGGGGAAAGGAAGAAAAACCATAAAAGCTCGAGAGTTGTGGGAGAAAATCACAGAATCCCAAATAGAAACGGGGACACCATACATGCTCTACAAAGATGCAGCGAACAGAAAGTCTAACCAACAAAATTTAGGCACCATACGCTCATCCAACTTGTGTACAGAAATTATAGAGTACACCTCTCCAGACGAAGTAGCAGTTTGTAATTTGGCTTCAATAGCTTTGCCAATGTTTATTAAAGATGGTGCTTTTGACCACAAAGAACTGTTTAGAATTACAAAACGGGTAACCCGTAACCTCAACAAGGTGATTGATCGAAATTATTACCCAGTAATCGAAGCTCAAAATTCGAACTTTAGACACCGTCCCATCGGATTAGGGGTTCAAGGGTTGGCCGACACGTTCATCAAATTGCGTTTGCCTTTTACAAGTGATGAAGCCAAAAAGTTGAATCAAGATATTTTTGAAACCATTTATTTTGCAGCCGTTACAGCTTCCATGGAAGAGGCTAAAGCTGAAGGACCTTACGAAACATACAAAGGATCTCCAATAAGTAAAGGAGAGTTTCAATACAACCTTTGGGGTCTTAAAGATGAAGAACTAAGCGGTATGTGGGACTGGACTAAACTTAGAAAACAAGTTCTTAAAAATGGAGTGCGCAATTCCTTACTTGTTGCGCCAATGCCAACAGCCAGTACATCACAAATTTTGGGTAACAACGAGTGTTTTGAGCCTTATACGTCCAATATTTACACGCGTCGTGTACTTTCAGGAGAGTTTATTGTAGTCAACAAACACCTGCTTGAAGACCTTGTTCAACTCGGGCTTTGGAATGAAGGATTAAAACAAGAAATTATGCGCGCCAACGGATCTATTCAGCACGTTGATGTTATTCCTCAAGACATAAAAGACTTGTATAAAACTGTTTGGGAATTGAGTATGAAAGATATAATTGATATGTCCAGACAACGCGGATACTTCATCGATCAATCTCAGTCTTTGAATTTGTTTATGGAAGGTGCGACGATGGCTAAATTGACATCCATGCATTTTTATGCTTGGAAAAGCGGACTTAAGACTGGAATGTATTACTTAAGAACGAAAAGTGCTGTTGACGCGATTAAGTTTACTTTGGACACCAAAAAACAAGAACAACCAAAAGCAGAATTACAGGCCGAAACCCAAGTGCTTGAAAAGAAAAAAGAGAAGGCAGTCAAAACAGCAGAAAAATTCTCTAAACAAGCATCAATGGATGCAGATGTAGAGCCAATGTCGGCAGAAGAGATGAAGGCCCTAATAGAGCAAGCTAAAGCTTCTGAAGGAGACGATTGCTTGATGTGTGGATCTTAG
- a CDS encoding deoxycytidylate deaminase encodes MDKKQLKYDKAYLRMAKEWAKLSYCQRKQVGAIIVKDRMIISDGYNGTPTGFENFCEDEEGYTKWYVLHAEANAILKVAASTQSCKGATLYITLSPCQSCSKLIHQAGIVRVVYSKAYKDLSGVEFLEKAGIEVAHIQP; translated from the coding sequence ATGGATAAAAAACAATTAAAATATGACAAAGCCTATTTGAGAATGGCCAAGGAATGGGCAAAACTTTCCTATTGTCAACGCAAACAAGTCGGCGCTATAATTGTAAAAGACCGAATGATAATTTCTGATGGTTATAACGGAACTCCTACAGGGTTTGAAAATTTTTGCGAAGACGAAGAAGGCTATACAAAGTGGTATGTACTTCACGCTGAGGCTAATGCCATTTTAAAAGTTGCCGCATCTACTCAGTCGTGTAAAGGGGCAACACTCTATATCACGCTCTCACCATGCCAAAGTTGTAGCAAACTGATTCATCAAGCGGGAATTGTTCGCGTGGTGTACAGCAAAGCTTACAAAGATTTGTCTGGGGTTGAGTTTTTGGAAAAAGCAGGTATAGAAGTAGCTCATATTCAACCATAA
- a CDS encoding DUF3109 family protein, with protein MFQLGKTIISEQILDADFACNLSACKGACCVDGDAGAPLEHNETEKLKAIYPKIKSYLRPQGIEAIERQGTFVTNEEGEFETPLVDGADCAYVIFDEKQTALCGIEEAYNQGDIDWKKPVSCHLYPVRVKDYSEFSAVNYHKWQICDDACALGKELQIPIYKFVKEALIRKFGEQWYTALEKIAKDRSVQ; from the coding sequence ATGTTTCAACTAGGCAAAACAATAATTTCAGAACAGATTTTAGACGCTGATTTTGCATGTAATCTGTCCGCTTGTAAGGGTGCTTGTTGCGTGGATGGTGACGCTGGGGCACCACTAGAACACAACGAGACTGAAAAGCTGAAGGCAATTTATCCAAAAATCAAATCCTATCTGCGTCCACAAGGCATTGAAGCCATTGAACGGCAAGGCACTTTTGTTACCAATGAAGAAGGGGAGTTTGAGACCCCTTTAGTTGATGGTGCTGATTGCGCCTATGTCATTTTTGACGAAAAGCAAACGGCTTTGTGTGGCATTGAAGAAGCTTATAACCAAGGAGATATTGATTGGAAAAAACCAGTTTCTTGCCATTTGTACCCCGTACGCGTAAAAGATTACAGCGAGTTTTCCGCAGTTAATTATCACAAATGGCAAATTTGTGATGATGCCTGTGCTTTAGGAAAGGAACTGCAAATACCAATTTACAAATTTGTAAAAGAGGCACTCATTCGAAAATTTGGAGAACAATGGTATACAGCCTTAGAAAAAATTGCTAAGGACCGATCTGTCCAATAG